Proteins encoded in a region of the Delphinus delphis chromosome 13, mDelDel1.2, whole genome shotgun sequence genome:
- the RNF152 gene encoding E3 ubiquitin-protein ligase RNF152, which produces METLSQESLLECQICFNYYSPRRRPKLLDCKHTCCSVCLQQMRTSQKDVRCPWCRGITKLPPGFSVSQLPDDPEVLAVIAIPHASEHTPVFIKLPSNGCYMLPLPISKERALLPGDMGCRLLPGSQQKSVTVVTIPAEQQPLQGGAPPEAVEEEPDRRGVVKSSTWSGVCTVILVACVLVFLLGIVLHNMSCISKRFTVISCG; this is translated from the coding sequence ATGGAGACGCTCTCCCAAGAGTCTTTGCTGGAATGTCAGATCTGCTTCAATTACTACAGCCCCCGGCGAAGGCCCAAGTTGCTGGACTGCAAACACACGTGCTGCTCGGTGTGCCTTCAGCAGATGAGGACGAGCCAGAAGGACGTGAGGTGCCCCTGGTGCCGGGGCATCACCAAGCTGCCCCCGGGCTTCTCCGTGTCCCAGCTCCCGGACGACCCCGAGGTCCTTGCCGTCATCGCCATCCCGCACGCCTCCGAGCACACCCCAGTCTTCATCAAACTTCCGAGCAATGGGTGCTACATGCTGCCCCTGCCCATCTCCAAGGAGCGAGCGCTGCTGCCCGGAGACATGGGCTGCCGTCTGCTGCCCGGGAGCCAGCAGAAGTCCGTCACCGTGGTGACCATCCCGGCAGAGCAGCAGCCTCTGCAGGGCGGGGCTCCGCCCGAGGCGGTGGAGGAGGAGCCAGACAGGCGGGGCGTGGTGAAAAGCTCCACCTGGTCTGGGGTGTGCACTGTGATCTTGGTGGCCTGCGTCCTGGTCTTCCTTCTCGGCatcgtgctccacaacatgtcCTGCATTTCTAAGCGCTTCACTGTGATATCCTGTGGCTGA